From a region of the Campylobacter sp. genome:
- a CDS encoding OmpA family protein, translating to MKTNNEEKETFWIAYADLMAGLLFVFVLLVGGIIVKYFLTQSNLQEKESQISSALASLQSQEKKSAELEALNKIFSDQLEKLNIENTDLRKQNSIYFIQIEDLTEMAERLKKENLDINSLLQKAREDANATISQNELKIAFLLDQLTQKESDFNKILQDLNVTKNRIRNLTGMKVKIIADLKEKLGGKIRIDNESGAMTLSSSILFDKGSSELKEGAKEALRSTLQSYFAALLNNDEIRENLDQIIIEGHTDSDGGYLYNLELSQNRAFAVMDFINSWNKDERLQKYLIASGRSYTQPVMRRGVEDKDASRRIEIKFTLSNKEAMEEIRKFLQFDANATN from the coding sequence TTGATGGCGGGACTGCTTTTTGTTTTCGTGCTTTTAGTAGGCGGCATCATCGTCAAATACTTCCTCACGCAAAGCAACCTGCAAGAGAAAGAAAGCCAAATTTCAAGTGCGCTAGCAAGCCTGCAAAGCCAGGAGAAAAAAAGCGCCGAGCTTGAGGCGCTGAATAAAATTTTTAGCGATCAGCTCGAGAAGCTAAATATCGAAAACACCGACCTTCGCAAGCAAAATTCCATCTATTTCATACAGATCGAAGATCTGACCGAGATGGCGGAGAGGCTGAAAAAAGAGAATTTAGACATAAACTCGCTTCTGCAAAAAGCGCGCGAGGACGCCAACGCTACGATCAGCCAAAACGAGCTTAAAATCGCCTTTTTGCTCGATCAACTCACGCAGAAGGAGAGCGATTTTAATAAAATTTTACAAGACCTCAACGTCACGAAAAACCGCATCCGCAACCTCACCGGAATGAAGGTCAAGATCATCGCCGATCTGAAGGAGAAGCTGGGCGGCAAGATCCGCATCGATAACGAAAGCGGCGCTATGACGCTAAGCTCGTCGATCCTTTTCGACAAAGGCTCAAGCGAGCTGAAAGAGGGCGCCAAAGAGGCGCTCCGCTCGACGCTGCAGAGTTATTTCGCCGCGCTTTTGAATAACGACGAAATTCGCGAAAATTTAGATCAGATCATCATCGAAGGGCACACGGACAGCGACGGCGGATATTTGTACAACCTCGAGCTGTCGCAAAACAGAGCGTTTGCGGTGATGGATTTCATCAACTCATGGAATAAAGATGAGCGGCTGCAAAAATATCTCATCGCTAGTGGTCGTAGCTACACGCAGCCCGTGATGCGCAGAGGCGTCGAGGACAAGGACGCCAGCCGCCGCATCGAGATCAAATTTACCCTTTCAAACAAAGAGGCGATGGAGGAGATCAGGAAATTTTTGCAGTTCGACGCGAACGCTACGAATTAG